The genomic segment TGAGTGGCAGAATAATTTGCACAAAACGCTGGCGGGCACCGGCTCCGAGATCACGTCCGGCTTCAATTAACGCGGGGTCGAGTTTGTCGAAGCTGGCCATCAGTGGCAACACCATAAAAGGCAGCAGAATATACACCAGCCCGAATATCACCGCGAAGTCGGTGTAAATCAGTTGCATGGGCTGGTCGATGATACCACTGCCCACCAGCAGGGTATTAAACAGACCTTTTTTACCCAGCAGCATTTTGATGGCGTAAATCCGGATCAGGCTGTTGGTCCAGAAGGGCACCACCATCATAAACAGTAACAAGGCCCGGACGGTGGTGGTCATGCGGGATAACAAAAACGCGAACGGGTAGCCGACAGCGAGGCAGATCAGCGTGGTGATACCCGACAACACCAGGCTGTCCAGGAATACTCCGGCGTAGATTGGATCCATCACCTGACGGTAATTGTCGAAGGTGATGGGCCAGACGGCAAAATGCTCGGAATCGGTGGTGAAAACGCTGGTCAGTATCACCATCAGGTGGGGTAGCAGGACAAACAGTCCCAGCCAACCAAGTGTCAGGCCAATAACAACCCGGCGGAAATTGATGTGCTTCAGCATTTTGTTCTCCCGCCGTTCAGAGGCCATCGGCCCTGATCACGTGTTCCCAGCCATGCACCCAGTTGACCCAGACTTTTTGCTGAATGTTGTAGTCAAAATCCGGGTCGTCTTCATCAAAAAATTCACTGGCGACCAAGGTATGGCCGTTGTCCAGCTTGATCACGGAGTCGAGGGTTTTGCCGGTGTAGTTACGTTCCACCACGCTGCCAAAAAAGCCGGGGCGTTCGTCGGCGTCTTCTATGTACTCAATACGCAGATCTTCCGGGCGCAGCAGTACGTGCACCGCTTCGTTGGCAACCAGTCGCTGGTTGGCAATGATTTTCCATTCCTTGCCGTGGATTTCGGCCATGTATTCGTAGTCGTCCAGGCATTGGGTGATACGGCCATCAAATACATTGATTTCACCGATAAAGCGCGCCACAAACAGGTTGACCGGCGATTCGTAAATTTCTCGTGGCGTGCCGACTTGTTGGGGTTGGCCATTATTCATGACTAACACCCGGTCGGACATCGACAAGGCTTCTTCCTGATCGTGGGTGACATAGATAAAAGTGATGCCCAGCTGACGCTGGATGCGCTTCAGTTCGATCTGCATTTGCTGGCGCAGCTTGTAATCCAGTGCCGACAGTGACTCGTCGAGCAGCAGTACTTTGGGGCGATTGACGATGGCACGGGCGATGGCGACCCGCTGTTTTTGACCGCCAGACAACTGGTGAGGTTTGCGTTGCTCAAAACCGGACAGCTGTACAACTGTGAGGGCGTCGCTCACCCGTGAGAGGATGTCTGCCTTGTCGGTGCCAGCCATTTTCAAGCCGAAGGCGACGTTGTCGAACACCGTCATATGGGGGAACAGGGCGTAGCTCTGGAATACGGTATTGGTCGGGCGCTTTTCTGCATCAAGCTGGCTGATGTCCTGACCATCAAGAATAACCTGACCTTCATCCGGTGTTTCAAAACCGGCAATCAGTCGCAGCACCGTGGTTTTGCCGCAACCGGAGGGGCCAAGGATGGTAAAGAACTCGCCATCCTCAATGGTGAGGTCAAACCCGGTCAGCACTTCCTGGGTCTGAAAGCGTTTGGTGACCTTGTTCAACGACAGAAACGAAGAAGCACTCACGCCAGCTCTCCCGAATGATAAACGATGAATTTTCAGCAACCATAATGCAGTTTCGTGATGAATACATCCGTGATTCCGAATTGGTTGGAAAGGCCGTTGCGGATAGCGTATTGATGGGACAAAGCGCTGCTTGGGTGGCGTCTACGGTCACGGAGACGGGACTATAGACAGCGGCAGACCGGTATGCAATACGGCGTTTTTTTAATAGAAAATTCATCGTTTTAGACCGGGTCGCTTCAGGCTGCGGCCAGCTGCGCTTTTTTCTTGCTCTGCTGAAACAGCAGTACCAACACCAGTCCGACAGCGGATGTGCCAGCACCGGCCAGTGCGACAGCAGGCAGGCCCAAACCCAGGTGAATCACGCCACCACCCAGCGCGGCACCGAAAGCATTACCCAGATTAAAAGCCCCAATGTTCATGGCCGAAGCCAGGTTGGGGGCATCATGAGCTTCGCGCACCACTAACGCCTGTAAGGGAGGTACAATGGCAAAGCTTGAAATCCCCCAGAGGAAAATCACCGGGGCGACGATCAGCGCAGATTGCATCGTCGCGGCAAACACAACCAGCAACAGAATGGTTGCGACCAGGCAGACAATCAGCGCACCACTGAGGTTACGGTCGGCAAACCGGCCAGACAGATAGTTACCCACGGCCAGCCCGACGCCATACAACACCAGCATACAGGTAACAAACAGGCTACTGGCGTGGGTTTCGTCCAGTAAAATCGGCGATATATAGCTGAACACCGTAAACATCGAGCTGGCCCCCACCACCGTTAGTAGTAGCGCAAATAACACCGATCCACGCTTCAACACCTTGATTTCATCCGCCATGCTGGTTTGGCCATCCAGAGCCAGCTTCGGTAATGAAACACGTAGGGCCACCAGAGTAATCAAGCCGAGTGCTGTCATACCCAAAAAGGCGCTACGCCAACCGATGGTTTCGCCCACCCAGGTGGCCAGTGGCACGCCGCCGATATTGGCAATGGTCAGGCCGGAGAATACCGCCGCTACAGCACTGGCTCGTTTGTCGGCGGGCACCAGCTGGGTTGCCACCACAGCACCGACACCAAAGAAGGCACCGTGATTAAACGAAGTAATAATGCGGCCAATCAGCAGCGTGGTGTAACTGTCGGAAAGAGCAGAAACCAGGTTACCCAGAGTGAATATGCTCATCGACAGCATTAACAGCCGCCGTCGTGACATGCTGGCGAACCCGAGGGTCATGATCGGAGCACCAATCACCACACCAAAGGCGTAGGCGCTGATCAGCATTCCGGCGCTGGGAATGCTGACATCCAGATCCCTGGCGATCACCGACAACATACCCATCGGGGAAAATTCGGTCACGCCAATGGCGAAGGCGCCAAGGGCCAGTGCCAGTAGTGGCGTATTCAGTTTCATTGCTAAAGCTCCCGTATTTATGCTTTCGGCAATATAGTGGCATGCTGTAGCCCTGAATAGATCGCTTGTCGGTCAGGCAGCTGTGCGTAAGAATCACAAGTTGGCTTAATATTCTGCTGCTGCTTCAGTACCACGAACACGCCAAAACACACAGATAAACACACACATTAACGACACAGGAGGCGCATCATGGAGTTGGGTAGAACCGATCGTACCGGAGATATGGCGATTTTCTTGGCGGTGGCCTGTGCCGGGTCGCTCAGTGGTGCGGCCCGAGAGTTGGGGCTGACGCCATCGGCGGTGAGCCGAGTGGTGTCGAGAATAGAAAAACGCTTGCGGGTGCAGTTGATGGTACGCACCACGCGCAGCTTGCGATTAACCCGTGAAGGCGAAGACTACGCCTTGGCGGCCCGGCGAATTTTGGCCGATCTGGATCATACCGAGTCGGCCATTGCCGACCGAGCCAGACCCACAGGCCGGGTCAGGGTCAGTTCGGCCATGGCGCATGGACG from the Candidatus Thalassolituus haligoni genome contains:
- a CDS encoding MFS transporter, producing MKLNTPLLALALGAFAIGVTEFSPMGMLSVIARDLDVSIPSAGMLISAYAFGVVIGAPIMTLGFASMSRRRLLMLSMSIFTLGNLVSALSDSYTTLLIGRIITSFNHGAFFGVGAVVATQLVPADKRASAVAAVFSGLTIANIGGVPLATWVGETIGWRSAFLGMTALGLITLVALRVSLPKLALDGQTSMADEIKVLKRGSVLFALLLTVVGASSMFTVFSYISPILLDETHASSLFVTCMLVLYGVGLAVGNYLSGRFADRNLSGALIVCLVATILLLVVFAATMQSALIVAPVIFLWGISSFAIVPPLQALVVREAHDAPNLASAMNIGAFNLGNAFGAALGGGVIHLGLGLPAVALAGAGTSAVGLVLVLLFQQSKKKAQLAAA
- the potA gene encoding spermidine/putrescine ABC transporter ATP-binding protein PotA, with product MSASSFLSLNKVTKRFQTQEVLTGFDLTIEDGEFFTILGPSGCGKTTVLRLIAGFETPDEGQVILDGQDISQLDAEKRPTNTVFQSYALFPHMTVFDNVAFGLKMAGTDKADILSRVSDALTVVQLSGFEQRKPHQLSGGQKQRVAIARAIVNRPKVLLLDESLSALDYKLRQQMQIELKRIQRQLGITFIYVTHDQEEALSMSDRVLVMNNGQPQQVGTPREIYESPVNLFVARFIGEINVFDGRITQCLDDYEYMAEIHGKEWKIIANQRLVANEAVHVLLRPEDLRIEYIEDADERPGFFGSVVERNYTGKTLDSVIKLDNGHTLVASEFFDEDDPDFDYNIQQKVWVNWVHGWEHVIRADGL
- the potB gene encoding spermidine/putrescine ABC transporter permease PotB — its product is MLKHINFRRVVIGLTLGWLGLFVLLPHLMVILTSVFTTDSEHFAVWPITFDNYRQVMDPIYAGVFLDSLVLSGITTLICLAVGYPFAFLLSRMTTTVRALLLFMMVVPFWTNSLIRIYAIKMLLGKKGLFNTLLVGSGIIDQPMQLIYTDFAVIFGLVYILLPFMVLPLMASFDKLDPALIEAGRDLGAGARQRFVQIILPLTMPGVIAGCLIVFLPAMGMFYVADLLGGAKSLLLGNVIKNQFLVARDWPFGSAFSVFLIVLMGLLLWLYFKANQYVQRKGGMDDQNL